AAGATGCAAACTCAGAACCTCTTAAGTTGAAATCAGTGCCGATCTTGGACAAGGGCAGTCAATTCCACTGTTTTGGGTCCACTGTCTAGGAGgccaattttttatattttttatattttttatatttttataaattttataaagagatatattatatttattatatattcttttaaattttttttttttttaaaaaaagtaacaTGGTGTCTATCAACTCTTTTAAGCTCTAACTGATTATAAAATTGGAAGTCTTAAGTTTTAAGATTACATGTCATGACATATATCACATTTGAAGATTATATGACATGCgataagtttttttaaaaatatataatattttttttttgggtcaagcAACTTGATAAGTTAGGTATTCAAATTCCCCCAAAAAGATTCGTAAGACTTGTCATCGCAGCAACCATAAGTCCtgcaaaagaacaaaaagttAGGCCCGCACCAAGCCTATATAACTAAAGCCCGAGCTCATCAAATTCGAAACAAAGCAAACTAAGACATTCCGATGATGAAAACCCTATTAGTAGTCCTCAGCCTCAGCTTAACCATCCTTTCCTTCGGAGGTAAACAagcttcttattttctttaagtttttcattttggccAAACGATAGAAATGCTCATTGATCTTTTCTTATAGTCTTagcttcttattttctttaattttaatttaatatttggtCACAATAAGTGTGGTTTGTGATTACTGCATCAAATTACGTGTGGTTTACTTTGCATGGCAGGTGCACATGCAGCGACAATGTCTTTCAAAAACAATTGCCCCTACACGGTCTGGCCAGGAACCCTAACCTCCGATCAACAACCTCAATTATCAACCACAGGGTTCGAGTTAGCATCCCAAGCTAGCTTCAGCCTAGACACTCCGGTGCCATGGAACGGCCGCTTCTGGGCCCGAACTGGATGCTCAACGGACGCCTCTGGAAAGTTCGTCTGTGCCACCGCAGACTGTGCCTCTGGTCAAGTCACGTGCAACGGTGCCGGTGCCATTCCGCCTGCAACTTTAGCGGAATTCAATATTCCAGCAGGCGGAGGACAAGATTTCTACGACGTTAGTCTTGTTGATGGCTTCAACTTGCCCATGTCTGTGACTCCACAAGGCGGTACCGGCGACTGCAAGATGGCTAGTTGCCCGGCGAACGTGAACGCAGTTTGTCCGAGTGAGCTGCAAAAGACAGGGTCCGATGGGAGCGTGGTTGCCTGCTTGAGCGCATGTGTTAAATTCGGTGAGCCGCAGTACTGTTGCACTCCGCCTCAAAACACTCCAGAGACATGCCCACCGACAAATTACTCTCAGATATTCAGTCAAGCATGCCCCAACGCTTACAGCTTCGCTTATGATGACAACAAGGGTACATTTACATGCAATGGTGGACCTAACTACGCCATTACTTTCTGCCCATGACgagcatacatatatatgaactATAGAAAG
Above is a genomic segment from Prunus dulcis unplaced genomic scaffold, ALMONDv2, whole genome shotgun sequence containing:
- the LOC117613170 gene encoding glucan endo-1,3-beta-glucosidase; the protein is MMKTLLVVLSLSLTILSFGGAHAATMSFKNNCPYTVWPGTLTSDQQPQLSTTGFELASQASFSLDTPVPWNGRFWARTGCSTDASGKFVCATADCASGQVTCNGAGAIPPATLAEFNIPAGGGQDFYDVSLVDGFNLPMSVTPQGGTGDCKMASCPANVNAVCPSELQKTGSDGSVVACLSACVKFGEPQYCCTPPQNTPETCPPTNYSQIFSQACPNAYSFAYDDNKGTFTCNGGPNYAITFCP